The proteins below come from a single Orcinus orca chromosome 6, mOrcOrc1.1, whole genome shotgun sequence genomic window:
- the SH3GLB2 gene encoding endophilin-B2 isoform X1, translated as MDFNMKKLASDAGIFFTRAVQFTEEKFGQAEKTELDAQFENLLARADSTKNWTEKILRQTEVLLQPNPSARVEEFLYEKLDRKVPSRVTNGELLAQYMAEAASELGPTTPYGKTLIKVAEAEKRLGAAERDFIHTASIGFLTPLRTFLEGDWKTISKERRLLHNRRLDLDACKARLKKAKAAEAKATTVPDFQETRPRNYILSASASALWNDEVDKAEQELRVAQTEFDRQAEVTRLLLEGISSTHVNHLRCLHEFVESQTTYYAQCYRHMLDLQKQLGSSQGAIFPGTFVGTTEPASPPLSSTSPTTAAATMPGGPSVASLAPPGEAALRLEEVAPPASGTRKARVLYDYEAADSSELALLADELITVYSLPGMDPDWLIGERGNKKGKVPVTYLELLS; from the exons ATGGACTTCAACATGAAGAAGCTGGCGTCGGACGCGGGCATCTTCTTCACCCGGGCCGTGCAG TTCACAGAGGAGAAATTCGGCCAGGCCGAGAAGACCGAGCTTGATGCCCAGTTTGAGAACCTTCTGGCCCGGGCAGACAGCACCAAGAACTGGACGGAGAAAATCCTGAGGCAGACAGAGGTGTTGCTGCAACCCAACCCCA GTGCCCGAGTGGAGGAGTTCCTGTATGAGAAGCTGGACAGGAAGGTGCCCTCGAGGGTCACCAACGGGGAACTGCTGGCTCAGTACATGGCAGAGGCGGCCAGTGAGCTGGGACCCACCACGCCGTACG GAAAGACACTGATCAAGGTGGCAGAAGCAGAAAAGCGCCTGGGAGCCGCAGAGAGGGATTTTATCCACACGGCCTCCATCGGCTTCCTTACACCCCTGCGCACCTTCCTGGAAGGGGACTGGAAGACGATTTCG AAGGAGAGGCGGCTCCTCCATAACCGGCGTCTGGACCTGGATGCCTGCAAAGCACGGCTGAAGAAGGCCAAGGCCGCAGAAGCCAAAGCCACG ACGGTGCCTGACTTTCAGGAGACTAGACCTCGTAATTACATTCTCTCGGCCAGCGCCTCCGCG CTCTGGAATGATGAGGTGGACAAG GCTGAGCAGGAGCTCCGAGTGGCCCAGACAGAGTTTGACCGGCAGGCAGAAGTGACCCGGCTCCTGCTGGAGGGAATCAGTAGCACGCAC GTGAACCACCTTCGCTGCCTCCATGAGTTCGTTGAGTCTCAGACCACTTACTATGCCCAGTGCTACCGCCACATGCTGGACCTACAGAAACAGCTGGGCAG CTCCCAGGGAGCCAT ATTTCCAGGCACCTTCGTGGGCACCACAGAGCCTGCTTCCCCGCCCCTCAGCAGCACCTCGCCCACCACCGCCGCGGCCACTATGCCTGGGGGACCCTCTGTGGCCAGCCTGGCTCCTCCGGGGGAGGCCGCTCTCCGCCTGGAGGAGGTGGCGCCTCCCGCCAGCGGGACCCGGAAGGCCCGGGTCCTCTACGACTACGAGGCGGCCGACAGCAGCGAGCTGGCCCTGCTGGCTGACGAG CTCATCACTGTCTACAGCCTGCCTGGCATGGACCCTGACTGGCTCATTGGCGAGAGAGGCAACAAGAAGGGCAAGGTCCCTGTCACCTACTTGGAACTGCTTAGCTAA
- the SH3GLB2 gene encoding endophilin-B2 isoform X2: MDFNMKKLASDAGIFFTRAVQFTEEKFGQAEKTELDAQFENLLARADSTKNWTEKILRQTEVLLQPNPSARVEEFLYEKLDRKVPSRVTNGELLAQYMAEAASELGPTTPYGKTLIKVAEAEKRLGAAERDFIHTASIGFLTPLRTFLEGDWKTISKERRLLHNRRLDLDACKARLKKAKAAEAKATTVPDFQETRPRNYILSASASALWNDEVDKAEQELRVAQTEFDRQAEVTRLLLEGISSTHVNHLRCLHEFVESQTTYYAQCYRHMLDLQKQLGRFPGTFVGTTEPASPPLSSTSPTTAAATMPGGPSVASLAPPGEAALRLEEVAPPASGTRKARVLYDYEAADSSELALLADELITVYSLPGMDPDWLIGERGNKKGKVPVTYLELLS, translated from the exons ATGGACTTCAACATGAAGAAGCTGGCGTCGGACGCGGGCATCTTCTTCACCCGGGCCGTGCAG TTCACAGAGGAGAAATTCGGCCAGGCCGAGAAGACCGAGCTTGATGCCCAGTTTGAGAACCTTCTGGCCCGGGCAGACAGCACCAAGAACTGGACGGAGAAAATCCTGAGGCAGACAGAGGTGTTGCTGCAACCCAACCCCA GTGCCCGAGTGGAGGAGTTCCTGTATGAGAAGCTGGACAGGAAGGTGCCCTCGAGGGTCACCAACGGGGAACTGCTGGCTCAGTACATGGCAGAGGCGGCCAGTGAGCTGGGACCCACCACGCCGTACG GAAAGACACTGATCAAGGTGGCAGAAGCAGAAAAGCGCCTGGGAGCCGCAGAGAGGGATTTTATCCACACGGCCTCCATCGGCTTCCTTACACCCCTGCGCACCTTCCTGGAAGGGGACTGGAAGACGATTTCG AAGGAGAGGCGGCTCCTCCATAACCGGCGTCTGGACCTGGATGCCTGCAAAGCACGGCTGAAGAAGGCCAAGGCCGCAGAAGCCAAAGCCACG ACGGTGCCTGACTTTCAGGAGACTAGACCTCGTAATTACATTCTCTCGGCCAGCGCCTCCGCG CTCTGGAATGATGAGGTGGACAAG GCTGAGCAGGAGCTCCGAGTGGCCCAGACAGAGTTTGACCGGCAGGCAGAAGTGACCCGGCTCCTGCTGGAGGGAATCAGTAGCACGCAC GTGAACCACCTTCGCTGCCTCCATGAGTTCGTTGAGTCTCAGACCACTTACTATGCCCAGTGCTACCGCCACATGCTGGACCTACAGAAACAGCTGGGCAG ATTTCCAGGCACCTTCGTGGGCACCACAGAGCCTGCTTCCCCGCCCCTCAGCAGCACCTCGCCCACCACCGCCGCGGCCACTATGCCTGGGGGACCCTCTGTGGCCAGCCTGGCTCCTCCGGGGGAGGCCGCTCTCCGCCTGGAGGAGGTGGCGCCTCCCGCCAGCGGGACCCGGAAGGCCCGGGTCCTCTACGACTACGAGGCGGCCGACAGCAGCGAGCTGGCCCTGCTGGCTGACGAG CTCATCACTGTCTACAGCCTGCCTGGCATGGACCCTGACTGGCTCATTGGCGAGAGAGGCAACAAGAAGGGCAAGGTCCCTGTCACCTACTTGGAACTGCTTAGCTAA
- the SH3GLB2 gene encoding endophilin-B2 isoform X5: MDFNMKKLASDAGIFFTRAVQFTEEKFGQAEKTELDAQFENLLARADSTKNWTEKILRQTEVLLQPNPSARVEEFLYEKLDRKVPSRVTNGELLAQYMAEAASELGPTTPYGKTLIKVAEAEKRLGAAERDFIHTASIGFLTPLRTFLEGDWKTISKERRLLHNRRLDLDACKARLKKAKAAEAKATTVPDFQETRPRNYILSASASALWNDEVDKAEQELRVAQTEFDRQAEVTRLLLEGISSTHISRHLRGHHRACFPAPQQHLAHHRRGHYAWGTLCGQPGSSGGGRSPPGGGGASRQRDPEGPGPLRLRGGRQQRAGPAG, encoded by the exons ATGGACTTCAACATGAAGAAGCTGGCGTCGGACGCGGGCATCTTCTTCACCCGGGCCGTGCAG TTCACAGAGGAGAAATTCGGCCAGGCCGAGAAGACCGAGCTTGATGCCCAGTTTGAGAACCTTCTGGCCCGGGCAGACAGCACCAAGAACTGGACGGAGAAAATCCTGAGGCAGACAGAGGTGTTGCTGCAACCCAACCCCA GTGCCCGAGTGGAGGAGTTCCTGTATGAGAAGCTGGACAGGAAGGTGCCCTCGAGGGTCACCAACGGGGAACTGCTGGCTCAGTACATGGCAGAGGCGGCCAGTGAGCTGGGACCCACCACGCCGTACG GAAAGACACTGATCAAGGTGGCAGAAGCAGAAAAGCGCCTGGGAGCCGCAGAGAGGGATTTTATCCACACGGCCTCCATCGGCTTCCTTACACCCCTGCGCACCTTCCTGGAAGGGGACTGGAAGACGATTTCG AAGGAGAGGCGGCTCCTCCATAACCGGCGTCTGGACCTGGATGCCTGCAAAGCACGGCTGAAGAAGGCCAAGGCCGCAGAAGCCAAAGCCACG ACGGTGCCTGACTTTCAGGAGACTAGACCTCGTAATTACATTCTCTCGGCCAGCGCCTCCGCG CTCTGGAATGATGAGGTGGACAAG GCTGAGCAGGAGCTCCGAGTGGCCCAGACAGAGTTTGACCGGCAGGCAGAAGTGACCCGGCTCCTGCTGGAGGGAATCAGTAGCACGCAC ATTTCCAGGCACCTTCGTGGGCACCACAGAGCCTGCTTCCCCGCCCCTCAGCAGCACCTCGCCCACCACCGCCGCGGCCACTATGCCTGGGGGACCCTCTGTGGCCAGCCTGGCTCCTCCGGGGGAGGCCGCTCTCCGCCTGGAGGAGGTGGCGCCTCCCGCCAGCGGGACCCGGAAGGCCCGGGTCCTCTACGACTACGAGGCGGCCGACAGCAGCGAGCTGGCCCTGCTGGCTGA
- the SH3GLB2 gene encoding endophilin-B2 isoform X4, with the protein MDFNMKKLASDAGIFFTRAVQFTEEKFGQAEKTELDAQFENLLARADSTKNWTEKILRQTEVLLQPNPSARVEEFLYEKLDRKVPSRVTNGELLAQYMAEAASELGPTTPYGKTLIKVAEAEKRLGAAERDFIHTASIGFLTPLRTFLEGDWKTISKERRLLHNRRLDLDACKARLKKAKAAEAKATAEQELRVAQTEFDRQAEVTRLLLEGISSTHVNHLRCLHEFVESQTTYYAQCYRHMLDLQKQLGSSQGAIFPGTFVGTTEPASPPLSSTSPTTAAATMPGGPSVASLAPPGEAALRLEEVAPPASGTRKARVLYDYEAADSSELALLADELITVYSLPGMDPDWLIGERGNKKGKVPVTYLELLS; encoded by the exons ATGGACTTCAACATGAAGAAGCTGGCGTCGGACGCGGGCATCTTCTTCACCCGGGCCGTGCAG TTCACAGAGGAGAAATTCGGCCAGGCCGAGAAGACCGAGCTTGATGCCCAGTTTGAGAACCTTCTGGCCCGGGCAGACAGCACCAAGAACTGGACGGAGAAAATCCTGAGGCAGACAGAGGTGTTGCTGCAACCCAACCCCA GTGCCCGAGTGGAGGAGTTCCTGTATGAGAAGCTGGACAGGAAGGTGCCCTCGAGGGTCACCAACGGGGAACTGCTGGCTCAGTACATGGCAGAGGCGGCCAGTGAGCTGGGACCCACCACGCCGTACG GAAAGACACTGATCAAGGTGGCAGAAGCAGAAAAGCGCCTGGGAGCCGCAGAGAGGGATTTTATCCACACGGCCTCCATCGGCTTCCTTACACCCCTGCGCACCTTCCTGGAAGGGGACTGGAAGACGATTTCG AAGGAGAGGCGGCTCCTCCATAACCGGCGTCTGGACCTGGATGCCTGCAAAGCACGGCTGAAGAAGGCCAAGGCCGCAGAAGCCAAAGCCACG GCTGAGCAGGAGCTCCGAGTGGCCCAGACAGAGTTTGACCGGCAGGCAGAAGTGACCCGGCTCCTGCTGGAGGGAATCAGTAGCACGCAC GTGAACCACCTTCGCTGCCTCCATGAGTTCGTTGAGTCTCAGACCACTTACTATGCCCAGTGCTACCGCCACATGCTGGACCTACAGAAACAGCTGGGCAG CTCCCAGGGAGCCAT ATTTCCAGGCACCTTCGTGGGCACCACAGAGCCTGCTTCCCCGCCCCTCAGCAGCACCTCGCCCACCACCGCCGCGGCCACTATGCCTGGGGGACCCTCTGTGGCCAGCCTGGCTCCTCCGGGGGAGGCCGCTCTCCGCCTGGAGGAGGTGGCGCCTCCCGCCAGCGGGACCCGGAAGGCCCGGGTCCTCTACGACTACGAGGCGGCCGACAGCAGCGAGCTGGCCCTGCTGGCTGACGAG CTCATCACTGTCTACAGCCTGCCTGGCATGGACCCTGACTGGCTCATTGGCGAGAGAGGCAACAAGAAGGGCAAGGTCCCTGTCACCTACTTGGAACTGCTTAGCTAA
- the SH3GLB2 gene encoding endophilin-B2 isoform X3 has translation MDFNMKKLASDAGIFFTRAVQFTEEKFGQAEKTELDAQFENLLARADSTKNWTEKILRQTEVLLQPNPSARVEEFLYEKLDRKVPSRVTNGELLAQYMAEAASELGPTTPYGKTLIKVAEAEKRLGAAERDFIHTASIGFLTPLRTFLEGDWKTISKERRLLHNRRLDLDACKARLKKAKAAEAKATLWNDEVDKAEQELRVAQTEFDRQAEVTRLLLEGISSTHVNHLRCLHEFVESQTTYYAQCYRHMLDLQKQLGSSQGAIFPGTFVGTTEPASPPLSSTSPTTAAATMPGGPSVASLAPPGEAALRLEEVAPPASGTRKARVLYDYEAADSSELALLADELITVYSLPGMDPDWLIGERGNKKGKVPVTYLELLS, from the exons ATGGACTTCAACATGAAGAAGCTGGCGTCGGACGCGGGCATCTTCTTCACCCGGGCCGTGCAG TTCACAGAGGAGAAATTCGGCCAGGCCGAGAAGACCGAGCTTGATGCCCAGTTTGAGAACCTTCTGGCCCGGGCAGACAGCACCAAGAACTGGACGGAGAAAATCCTGAGGCAGACAGAGGTGTTGCTGCAACCCAACCCCA GTGCCCGAGTGGAGGAGTTCCTGTATGAGAAGCTGGACAGGAAGGTGCCCTCGAGGGTCACCAACGGGGAACTGCTGGCTCAGTACATGGCAGAGGCGGCCAGTGAGCTGGGACCCACCACGCCGTACG GAAAGACACTGATCAAGGTGGCAGAAGCAGAAAAGCGCCTGGGAGCCGCAGAGAGGGATTTTATCCACACGGCCTCCATCGGCTTCCTTACACCCCTGCGCACCTTCCTGGAAGGGGACTGGAAGACGATTTCG AAGGAGAGGCGGCTCCTCCATAACCGGCGTCTGGACCTGGATGCCTGCAAAGCACGGCTGAAGAAGGCCAAGGCCGCAGAAGCCAAAGCCACG CTCTGGAATGATGAGGTGGACAAG GCTGAGCAGGAGCTCCGAGTGGCCCAGACAGAGTTTGACCGGCAGGCAGAAGTGACCCGGCTCCTGCTGGAGGGAATCAGTAGCACGCAC GTGAACCACCTTCGCTGCCTCCATGAGTTCGTTGAGTCTCAGACCACTTACTATGCCCAGTGCTACCGCCACATGCTGGACCTACAGAAACAGCTGGGCAG CTCCCAGGGAGCCAT ATTTCCAGGCACCTTCGTGGGCACCACAGAGCCTGCTTCCCCGCCCCTCAGCAGCACCTCGCCCACCACCGCCGCGGCCACTATGCCTGGGGGACCCTCTGTGGCCAGCCTGGCTCCTCCGGGGGAGGCCGCTCTCCGCCTGGAGGAGGTGGCGCCTCCCGCCAGCGGGACCCGGAAGGCCCGGGTCCTCTACGACTACGAGGCGGCCGACAGCAGCGAGCTGGCCCTGCTGGCTGACGAG CTCATCACTGTCTACAGCCTGCCTGGCATGGACCCTGACTGGCTCATTGGCGAGAGAGGCAACAAGAAGGGCAAGGTCCCTGTCACCTACTTGGAACTGCTTAGCTAA
- the SH3GLB2 gene encoding endophilin-B2 isoform X6, whose amino-acid sequence MDFNMKKLASDAGIFFTRAVQFTEEKFGQAEKTELDAQFENLLARADSTKNWTEKILRQTEVLLQPNPSARVEEFLYEKLDRKVPSRVTNGELLAQYMAEAASELGPTTPYGKTLIKVAEAEKRLGAAERDFIHTASIGFLTPLRTFLEGDWKTISKERRLLHNRRLDLDACKARLKKAKAAEAKATCEGDTVPDFQETRPRNYILSASASALWNDEVDKAEQELRVAQTEFDRQAEVTRLLLEGISSTHVNHLRCLHEFVESQTTYYAQCYRHMLDLQKQLGSSSLSTACLAWTLTGSLAREATRRARSLSPTWNCLAKQAPSQAPAHSGLGRRGWVQPCHLSCLLVTQLLRVGKVTPSHPAPGPPAARGPRS is encoded by the exons ATGGACTTCAACATGAAGAAGCTGGCGTCGGACGCGGGCATCTTCTTCACCCGGGCCGTGCAG TTCACAGAGGAGAAATTCGGCCAGGCCGAGAAGACCGAGCTTGATGCCCAGTTTGAGAACCTTCTGGCCCGGGCAGACAGCACCAAGAACTGGACGGAGAAAATCCTGAGGCAGACAGAGGTGTTGCTGCAACCCAACCCCA GTGCCCGAGTGGAGGAGTTCCTGTATGAGAAGCTGGACAGGAAGGTGCCCTCGAGGGTCACCAACGGGGAACTGCTGGCTCAGTACATGGCAGAGGCGGCCAGTGAGCTGGGACCCACCACGCCGTACG GAAAGACACTGATCAAGGTGGCAGAAGCAGAAAAGCGCCTGGGAGCCGCAGAGAGGGATTTTATCCACACGGCCTCCATCGGCTTCCTTACACCCCTGCGCACCTTCCTGGAAGGGGACTGGAAGACGATTTCG AAGGAGAGGCGGCTCCTCCATAACCGGCGTCTGGACCTGGATGCCTGCAAAGCACGGCTGAAGAAGGCCAAGGCCGCAGAAGCCAAAGCCACG TGTGAGGGAGAT ACGGTGCCTGACTTTCAGGAGACTAGACCTCGTAATTACATTCTCTCGGCCAGCGCCTCCGCG CTCTGGAATGATGAGGTGGACAAG GCTGAGCAGGAGCTCCGAGTGGCCCAGACAGAGTTTGACCGGCAGGCAGAAGTGACCCGGCTCCTGCTGGAGGGAATCAGTAGCACGCAC GTGAACCACCTTCGCTGCCTCCATGAGTTCGTTGAGTCTCAGACCACTTACTATGCCCAGTGCTACCGCCACATGCTGGACCTACAGAAACAGCTGGGCAG CTCATCACTGTCTACAGCCTGCCTGGCATGGACCCTGACTGGCTCATTGGCGAGAGAGGCAACAAGAAGGGCAAGGTCCCTGTCACCTACTTGGAACTGCTTAGCTAAGCAGgccccctcccaggcccctgcCCATTCTGGCCTGGGCAGGAGAGGATGGGTGCAGCCCTGCCACTTGTCTTGTCTGTTGGTGACCCAGCTGCTCAGGGTGGGGAAAGTAACCCCATCCCATCCCGCCCCTGGTCCTCCAGCTGCGAGGGGCCCCAGAAGCTGA